GCCCCATCCCTACTGGCCGCCGGAGGAGCAGGCCACGATTATGGCGGCTGCCCAAACGCTGGCCAACGGACAGGATCTAGATGATGTTGAACTAATCTTTATGCGAAAGAACGGTCAGCGTTTTCCCGTGATCGTCACGCCCACCATTCTTTACGATGAGCAAGGCAAGATCACCAACTACATGGCTCTGATCAAAGACATCAGCCATATCAAGCTGGCGCAAGAAGAACTGCGGCAATCGCGGGATGAGCTAGAGTTGCGTGTTCAGCAGCGAACCATGGAACTGGCTGATGTGAATGCCTATTTGCAAACCCAAATTGTAGAGCGGGAAAACCTCACCCAGCAGCTTTTGCATTCCAACCAAGAGCTGGAGCAATTTGCCTACATTGCATCCCACGATCTGCAAGAGCCCTTGCGAGCAATTACCAGCTACACCCAACTCTTGGCCCAGCGATATGAGGAACAGCTTGATGAACGGGCAGACAAATACATTCACTACATTGTGGATGGGGCTAGCTATATGCAGCAGCTCATTCAAGACTTGCTCAGCTATTCTCGGGTGGGGCGAGGCGAGCTGACCCTTGAGCAGATTGATCTCAACCAGGTGTTGCAGCAGGTTGAGAAAAATCTAGATGTGGCGATCGCTGAAGCCAAGGCAAGTCTTCACTACGATCCCTTGCCCACCATGACGGCAGATCTCAACCAACTCACCCGTTTGCTGCAAAATTTGGTGAGTAATGCCATCAAATATCGCAGCGATCGCCCGCCGGAGATCACGATTGCAGTAGAAGACTTGGACGACCATTGGCTGTTTACCCTGCAAGACAATGGCATTGGTATTGATCCCCAATATGTTGATCGCATCTTCATCATCTTTCAGCGGCTACACACCCGTCGTCAATATTCCGGTACGGGTATTGGGTTAGCCATTTGCAAAAAGATTGTGGAGCGCCACCATGGCACGATCGGGGTACAGTCTCAGCCTGGACAGGGTTCAACCTTCCGGTTTACGATTGCCAAAGCCTTGCCCCAGACAGCTTCCTTAGATAAATGATTCGAGGTTGGCTAGTCGTCCTAAGCTAGTAGCCCTTAGCCGTACAAGCGTTTAGGGAAATGCACCCCCTAGTTACAAGGGTTACTATTGGAGAAATTATGATATCAAGTCCGGACAATTGCCCTAGGTTTGTTTGATCAACAACCTACAACCCTTACCCCAAATCCTTTCCCGGAAGGAAGAAGGGCTAAGATGAGTTGATGTTCCAAGATTGGAAAAAGGCTGGAGTGAAGGGCAGATCCTGTAGCCCTTTAACCGGATTGTATATGACACCTCCATCTGTCCATCGTCCACGCTGTGCCCTGTATTCATGCCTATTGAGATTTTGCTGGTTGAAGATTCTCCAAGTGATGCAGATCTTGCGATCGAAGCCCTCCGTAAATCTAAGGTACTCAATCACGTCCATGTCGTAGAAGATGGAGTGGAGGCGATCGCGTTTGTTCGACACCAGGGAGACTATACTAATCATCCACGCCCTGACCTCATTCTGCTTGACCTCAACTTACCTCGAAAAAATGGTCGCGAGGTATTGGCTGAACTGAAGTCTGATCCAGACTTGGCGACCATTCCTGTCATTGTCCTCACCACATCCTCCGCCGAGGAGGACATTCGGAGTGCTTATAGCCTCCATGCCAACTGCTACTTGATCAAGCCTGTCGATTTAGAGCAATTCATGATCCTCATCAAAGCGATCGAAGATTTTTGGCTTGCTGCCGTCAAACTGCCGCCGAGAAGGACGTAGAATGCATGGTCAACACCCCCCTCAAAATTTTGTTGATTGAAGATAACCCGGCAGATGCGGATCTGTTCCGAGAGATGCTGGACGATGTCGATGCTCTGCCCTGGGTCTTGGTGCATGTGGAGTCTCTGCAAGCCGCGATCGCCCACCTTGATACCCAAACCTGTGATGTGGTGCTATCCGACCTTTCCCTGCCCGATGCCCAAGGTTTAGAAGCTGTAACCAAGCTCCATGGGGATTTTCCCGACCTGGCCATTGTGGTGCTCACGGGGCTGCGCAGTGAAGAGGTAGGGCTCTCTGCCCTACGAGCTGGGGCCCAAGACTACCTGGTGAAAGGGCAAATCGACTATTCGTTGATGATGCGCACGATCCGCTATGCGGTGGAGCGATCGAAAACCCAACGCGTCATGCGCCAACAGGCGGCGGCCATGGCTGCCTCTCGGGATGGTATTGCCATTGTCGATCAGCATCACTGCTTTACTTACCTCAACCAAGCCTTTGTTGACATCTATGGATATCATCAACCCACCGAACTTTTAGGGCTGGAGTGCTGGAGTGTTTATGCAGAGCATGAGCAGAGCAAAATTCAAGGAGATATTTTGCCGGCGATCGCTAGGCAGCACCACTGGAGTGGTGAAATCATGGGACAGCGGCAAGATGGTACGTTGTTTTACCAAGAGCTCTCTCTCTCTCGCTTTGGGCAACAGGAGTTTGTTTGCATCATTCGAGATATTAGCGATCGCAAGCTAGCGGAAGCCTCCCTACGCATTGCTCGCTACTCCCTCGACCGAGTGGGGGATGCGGTGTTTTTGGTGCAAAACGATGGACAAATTCTCTATGTCAACGAGGCAGCCTGTGAGTCTCTCGGCTATAGCCAGGATGAACTGCTAGCTCTTTCGATTGATAAAATTGATCCCCACTACCCACAGTCTCGCTGGCAGGCCCATTGGCAGAATTTCAAGCAGCGGGGTAGCTATACGGAAGAGTCAATCAACTTAACTAAATTGGGTCAGGAGATTCCCGTCGAACTCAACTCTAGCTACCTAGAGTTTGATAACAAAGAATTCAAATGTACGATCGTCCGTAACATTAGCGATCGCAAGCGATCGGAAGAGGCCCTGCGCCAGAGTGAAGAAAAGTTTCGCCAACTGGCCGAAAACATCCATGATTGCTTTTTCCTGCTGTCTGCCGATGGACAGCAACTCCTCTACATCAGCCCTGGCTATCAAGATATTTGGGGCTATCCCTGCCCCTCCCTCATGGAAGATCCCAAAGCCTGTTTCTTTGATGGGGCCCATCTAGAGGATCAAAATCACATCCGTCAGTCCTTCAAAGCTCATCTCAGGGCCAAAACCGATCTCAACGAGGAATACCGGATTGTGCAATCCGATGGTACGGTGCGCTGGGTCTGGATCCGTGCCTCCTATGTGCTCGATGCAGATGGCCGTCCCTATCGGATCGCCGGCATTGCTGAAGATATTAGCGATCGCAAGCAGGCTGAGGCAGCTCTGCAATCGCAGTTTCGACTGCTGCAAAGCCTAATCGACACGATTCCCAACCCCATTTTCTATAAAGATACCCACGGCATTTATCTAGGCTGTAACCGCGCCTTTGAAGACTACCTGGGGGTGACCCGAGAGATCATCATTGGCCAAACCATTGATGCGATCGCTCCCCCTGAACTGGCCAACAGCTACCGAGATGATGCTGATACCCTGCGCCATCTCCATGGAGGCAACCAGGTATATGAAAGTTCCGTGGTGCGGGCGAACGGTACGCGGCAAGATGTCATCTTTTACAAGGCGCTCTTTCATGATGCCAATGGTCGCCCCCAAGGCATTGTCGGCACCTTGTTGGATATTACGGAGCGCAAGCAAACCGAAGCTGATATTTTGCAAACCTTGGAGCATGAAAAAGAACTCAATGAGCTGAAATCTCGATTCATTTCCACAGCATCCCATGAGTTTCGCACGCCCCTCACGACTATTTTGAGTGCCACGGAGTTGCTAGAATACCCAGACTATAAACTCAAGCCCGAGAAACGGCTGCGCTACTACCAGCAAATTAAATCAGCGGTGCAGCATATGATTCAGCTCTTGGATGATGTATTGCTGATCAGCCGCTACGACTCGGGCCGGCTCTCCTTTACGCCTATTCCCCTCGACCTTGTTGAGTTTTGTCGCACCTTGGTGGAGGGCATTCAGCTCAATGCCAATCAGCAGCACGCTATTCAGTTCACCTACCTACCACCTAGTCCAGCGGAATTAGCCGCGATCGCTGGTCAGCCCATCACTCTGCCCCTACGTCCTTATCTCGACGAAAAACTATTACGGCATGTGATTAGCAACTTGCTGTCTAACGCTCTGAAATACTCGTCAGCCCATGCTGAGATTGAGTTCCAGGTGACAATTCAACCTTCCCCACAAACCGAAGCACCGCTCACCGCCACCTTCCTGATTCGCGATCGCGGCATTGGTATTCCCTCAGAAGATCTATCCCGCTTGTTCGAACCCTTCCACCGTGCCAAGAATGTTGGCACCATTCCCGGAACAGGTCTAGGGTTATCCATTGTTAAAAATGCCATCGATCTTCACGGTGGCCATATTCAGATTGACAGTATCCTAGGGGAGGGCACCAGTTTTCTGGTTGAATTACCC
This region of Candidatus Obscuribacterales bacterium genomic DNA includes:
- a CDS encoding PAS domain S-box protein, with the translated sequence MVNTPLKILLIEDNPADADLFREMLDDVDALPWVLVHVESLQAAIAHLDTQTCDVVLSDLSLPDAQGLEAVTKLHGDFPDLAIVVLTGLRSEEVGLSALRAGAQDYLVKGQIDYSLMMRTIRYAVERSKTQRVMRQQAAAMAASRDGIAIVDQHHCFTYLNQAFVDIYGYHQPTELLGLECWSVYAEHEQSKIQGDILPAIARQHHWSGEIMGQRQDGTLFYQELSLSRFGQQEFVCIIRDISDRKLAEASLRIARYSLDRVGDAVFLVQNDGQILYVNEAACESLGYSQDELLALSIDKIDPHYPQSRWQAHWQNFKQRGSYTEESINLTKLGQEIPVELNSSYLEFDNKEFKCTIVRNISDRKRSEEALRQSEEKFRQLAENIHDCFFLLSADGQQLLYISPGYQDIWGYPCPSLMEDPKACFFDGAHLEDQNHIRQSFKAHLRAKTDLNEEYRIVQSDGTVRWVWIRASYVLDADGRPYRIAGIAEDISDRKQAEAALQSQFRLLQSLIDTIPNPIFYKDTHGIYLGCNRAFEDYLGVTREIIIGQTIDAIAPPELANSYRDDADTLRHLHGGNQVYESSVVRANGTRQDVIFYKALFHDANGRPQGIVGTLLDITERKQTEADILQTLEHEKELNELKSRFISTASHEFRTPLTTILSATELLEYPDYKLKPEKRLRYYQQIKSAVQHMIQLLDDVLLISRYDSGRLSFTPIPLDLVEFCRTLVEGIQLNANQQHAIQFTYLPPSPAELAAIAGQPITLPLRPYLDEKLLRHVISNLLSNALKYSSAHAEIEFQVTIQPSPQTEAPLTATFLIRDRGIGIPSEDLSRLFEPFHRAKNVGTIPGTGLGLSIVKNAIDLHGGHIQIDSILGEGTSFLVELPLHFSATGFTMIPHPEALSSLGVHHESS
- a CDS encoding response regulator — encoded protein: MPIEILLVEDSPSDADLAIEALRKSKVLNHVHVVEDGVEAIAFVRHQGDYTNHPRPDLILLDLNLPRKNGREVLAELKSDPDLATIPVIVLTTSSAEEDIRSAYSLHANCYLIKPVDLEQFMILIKAIEDFWLAAVKLPPRRT